A stretch of the Ensifer sp. PDNC004 genome encodes the following:
- a CDS encoding ZIP family metal transporter — MNEMPRAAIRAAKTNLVWLALPLIVFGIAVAWLVSTDPLSGFRNGAPPVENLTFERTVFDDSGLSLLVRAGGSEPMTVAQVQVDDAYWRFTQDPPGPIARGGAAWLKLPFPWMLGEAHAVKVVTNTGATFVHDIAVAVPTPQATTGQLRLQALVGIIVGIVPVAVGLMFYPVLRGVGREGMAFLLSLTIGLLGFLLVDASGEALELAGEAAAIFQGPVMVVLAGLGSFLLLMAIGRRSGAPTGLALSTYIALGIGLHNLGEGLAIGAAFTAGSAGLGTFLVLGFALHNVTEGIGIAAPILKKRPPFPVFVGLTLLAGSPAVIGMWLGSLAASAQWSALALAIGAGAILQVIVEVGAYLMRQSERRSDVFLRPPVLAGLAAGAAFMYATAALVKI; from the coding sequence ATGAACGAGATGCCAAGAGCTGCCATTCGCGCGGCAAAGACCAACCTGGTGTGGCTGGCATTGCCTCTCATCGTCTTTGGCATCGCCGTTGCCTGGCTCGTGTCGACCGATCCGCTGTCGGGCTTCCGCAACGGTGCGCCGCCGGTCGAGAACCTGACCTTCGAAAGGACCGTGTTCGACGACAGCGGTCTCAGCCTGCTTGTTCGCGCCGGCGGGTCGGAACCGATGACGGTGGCGCAGGTCCAGGTGGACGACGCCTATTGGCGATTCACCCAGGATCCGCCGGGGCCGATCGCGCGTGGCGGGGCCGCATGGCTGAAGCTGCCGTTTCCCTGGATGCTGGGTGAGGCGCATGCCGTGAAGGTGGTGACCAACACCGGCGCCACCTTTGTGCATGACATAGCGGTTGCCGTGCCGACGCCCCAGGCGACGACGGGCCAATTGCGGCTGCAAGCCCTGGTCGGCATCATCGTCGGCATCGTGCCCGTGGCCGTCGGCCTGATGTTCTATCCGGTCCTGCGTGGCGTTGGGCGCGAGGGCATGGCCTTCCTGCTGTCGCTGACGATCGGCCTGCTCGGCTTCCTGCTGGTCGATGCGAGCGGCGAGGCGCTCGAGCTTGCCGGCGAGGCGGCGGCGATCTTCCAGGGCCCTGTCATGGTGGTGCTGGCAGGCCTGGGCAGTTTCCTCCTGCTGATGGCAATCGGCCGGCGTAGCGGTGCCCCAACGGGGCTGGCGCTCTCCACCTACATCGCGCTCGGCATCGGCCTGCACAATCTTGGCGAGGGGCTGGCGATCGGCGCCGCCTTTACGGCCGGCTCCGCCGGGCTCGGCACCTTCCTCGTGCTCGGCTTTGCGCTCCACAATGTCACCGAAGGCATCGGCATCGCCGCGCCGATCCTGAAGAAGAGGCCGCCGTTCCCGGTCTTCGTCGGCTTGACGCTGCTTGCTGGCAGCCCTGCCGTCATCGGCATGTGGCTCGGGAGCCTTGCCGCCTCGGCGCAATGGTCCGCCTTGGCGCTGGCGATCGGGGCAGGCGCGATCCTGCAGGTGATCGTCGAAGTGGGCGCCTATCTGATGCGCCAGAGCGAGCGCAGGAGCGACGTGTTCCTGAGGCCGCCAGTTCTGGCCGGCCTCGCAGCCGGTGCGGCATTCATGTATGCCACCGCGGCGCTGGTGAAGATCTGA
- the cysE gene encoding serine O-acetyltransferase — protein MTALIETQRYEGSLATPLADGAVWSLIRAEARALAAREPVMAPSLMPIIDAGSDAELLAGVLAAGLAVARVDERSLAQLLAGIFKANPQILLATEADLQAVKERDPACPGLMHVLLNLKGFQALQIYRAAHQLWVDGRREVASWLSNLASLVFGPDIHPAACIGKAVMLDHGSGIVIGETSVIEDQVSILQNVTLGGTGKETGDRHPKIRRGVMLGAGAKILGNIEVGAYSKVAAGSVVLKTVPPRTTVAGVPATVVRIHRVDEIPAAEMDQTIV, from the coding sequence ATGACCGCATTGATTGAGACGCAGCGCTACGAAGGCTCGCTCGCCACACCGCTCGCCGATGGCGCGGTCTGGAGCCTGATCCGGGCGGAAGCGCGCGCGCTTGCCGCACGTGAACCGGTCATGGCACCCTCCCTGATGCCGATCATCGACGCCGGGTCGGATGCCGAGTTGCTGGCCGGCGTGCTTGCGGCCGGCTTGGCCGTCGCGCGTGTCGACGAACGCTCGCTTGCCCAACTGCTCGCCGGCATCTTCAAGGCAAACCCTCAGATCCTGCTGGCGACGGAAGCCGACCTTCAGGCGGTGAAAGAACGTGACCCGGCCTGCCCGGGCCTCATGCATGTGCTGTTGAACCTCAAGGGCTTTCAGGCGCTGCAGATCTATCGCGCAGCCCACCAGCTCTGGGTCGATGGCCGCCGCGAGGTCGCGAGCTGGCTTTCGAACCTCGCCTCGCTCGTCTTCGGACCCGACATTCATCCGGCCGCCTGCATCGGCAAGGCTGTCATGCTCGACCATGGCTCCGGCATCGTCATCGGCGAAACCTCCGTCATCGAAGATCAGGTCTCGATCCTGCAGAACGTTACGCTCGGCGGTACCGGCAAGGAAACCGGCGACCGCCACCCGAAGATCCGTCGCGGCGTGATGCTCGGCGCCGGCGCCAAGATCCTCGGCAATATCGAGGTCGGCGCCTATAGCAAGGTCGCCGCCGGCAGTGTCGTCCTCAAGACCGTTCCGCCGCGCACCACCGTCGCGGGCGTGCCGGCAACCGTCGTGCGCATCCATCGCGTCGATGAAATTCCGGCAGCGGAGATGGACCAGACGATCGTCTGA
- a CDS encoding WD40 repeat domain-containing protein: MPTVAPLDLEGHVVGVAFLKGVPFFAEATGAIHRLDLGHKTTEVHEGLLSLVVDEANDTLLTGGEDGKVMRTAADGTTSLVAEAPRKWIAQVAAGPQGAVGYAYGKTTHVKLADGKTKEFAEDRTVEGLAFAPKGLRIAAARYNGVSLHWVGMSGQPIDLEWKGAHTGVTFSPDGRFLVTTMQENALHGWKLDAKPGAEARHMRMTGYPAKVKSVSWSAKGKWLASSGAPAAIVWPFQGKDGPMGKAPLELGTRADIMVTSVCCHPAEDIVAIGYQDGMILGARFADSKEVLLRRPGKGAITAMAWNKDGRQLAFGSAEGDCGVVDIAG, from the coding sequence ATGCCGACTGTCGCTCCCCTCGATCTCGAAGGTCACGTTGTCGGCGTGGCCTTTCTCAAAGGCGTCCCCTTCTTCGCCGAAGCAACCGGCGCCATTCACCGCCTCGATCTCGGCCACAAGACGACGGAGGTCCATGAGGGCCTGCTATCGCTCGTCGTCGACGAAGCCAACGACACGCTGCTGACCGGCGGCGAAGACGGCAAGGTCATGCGCACCGCCGCAGACGGCACGACGTCGCTCGTCGCCGAAGCGCCGCGCAAGTGGATCGCCCAGGTTGCCGCCGGCCCGCAAGGTGCCGTTGGCTATGCCTATGGCAAGACCACGCACGTGAAGCTTGCCGACGGCAAGACGAAGGAATTCGCCGAAGACCGCACCGTCGAGGGCCTGGCCTTCGCGCCGAAGGGTCTGCGCATCGCCGCCGCCCGCTACAACGGCGTGTCGCTGCACTGGGTCGGCATGTCTGGGCAGCCGATCGATCTCGAATGGAAAGGCGCCCATACCGGCGTCACCTTCTCGCCCGATGGCCGCTTTCTCGTCACCACCATGCAGGAAAACGCGCTGCATGGCTGGAAGCTCGACGCCAAGCCCGGCGCCGAAGCGCGCCACATGCGCATGACCGGCTATCCGGCCAAGGTGAAGTCGGTCTCCTGGTCGGCCAAGGGCAAGTGGCTCGCCTCCTCGGGCGCGCCGGCCGCCATCGTCTGGCCCTTCCAGGGCAAGGACGGCCCGATGGGCAAGGCGCCGCTCGAACTCGGCACCCGCGCTGACATCATGGTGACCTCCGTCTGCTGCCATCCGGCCGAAGACATCGTCGCCATCGGCTACCAGGACGGCATGATCCTCGGCGCCCGTTTTGCCGACAGCAAGGAAGTGCTTCTGCGCCGCCCCGGCAAGGGCGCGATCACCGCCATGGCCTGGAACAAGGATGGCCGGCAGCTCGCCTTCGGCTCGGCCGAGGGTGATTGCGGCGTCGTCGATATCGCCGGCTGA
- a CDS encoding GTP-binding protein has translation MTETSPQKPIPVTVLTGYLGAGKTTLLNRILSENHGRKYAVIVNEFGEIGIDNDLIVESDEEIYEMNNGCVCCTVRGDLIRVVEGLMRRPGRFDAIIVETTGLADPVPVAQTFFMDDDVRAKTELDAVVALVDAKHLPLRLKDSREAEDQIAFADVVLLNKTDLVSPEELERIEATVRVINPSARIYRTQRSDIDLAKVLDQGAFNLERALENDPHFLDQDDHEHDHTCGPDCGHDHHHHHHDHDHHHHDHDHDHDHHHHHDAPSPIHDVTVQSISLRGGEMNPDRFFPWIQKITQTDGPNILRLKGIIAFAGDAERYVVQGVHMIIEGDHQRAWKEGEKRESRLVFIGRDLDREKLERTFKACEAQPN, from the coding sequence ATGACCGAAACATCCCCGCAGAAGCCGATCCCCGTCACCGTGCTCACCGGCTATCTCGGCGCCGGCAAGACGACGCTTTTGAACCGCATCCTCAGCGAGAACCATGGCCGCAAATACGCGGTCATCGTCAACGAGTTCGGCGAGATCGGCATCGACAACGACCTGATCGTGGAATCCGACGAGGAAATCTACGAGATGAACAACGGCTGCGTCTGCTGCACCGTGCGCGGCGACCTGATCCGCGTGGTGGAAGGCCTGATGCGCCGCCCCGGCCGCTTCGACGCGATCATCGTCGAGACGACAGGCCTTGCCGATCCGGTGCCGGTTGCCCAGACCTTCTTCATGGACGATGACGTGCGCGCCAAGACCGAGCTTGACGCCGTTGTCGCGCTCGTCGACGCCAAGCATCTGCCGCTGCGTCTCAAGGACAGCCGCGAGGCGGAAGACCAGATCGCCTTTGCCGACGTCGTGCTTTTGAACAAGACCGACCTCGTCAGCCCCGAGGAACTGGAGCGCATCGAGGCGACCGTGCGGGTGATCAACCCGTCGGCCCGCATCTACCGCACCCAGCGTTCAGACATCGATCTCGCCAAGGTCCTCGACCAGGGCGCCTTCAACCTCGAACGGGCGCTCGAAAACGATCCGCATTTCCTCGACCAGGACGATCACGAACACGATCACACCTGCGGTCCCGACTGCGGCCACGATCATCACCATCACCACCATGATCACGACCACCACCATCATGATCATGACCACGATCACGACCATCACCACCACCACGATGCCCCCTCGCCGATCCACGACGTGACGGTGCAGTCGATCTCGCTGCGCGGCGGTGAGATGAACCCGGATCGCTTCTTCCCCTGGATCCAGAAGATCACCCAGACGGACGGCCCGAACATCCTGCGTCTGAAGGGCATCATCGCTTTTGCCGGTGACGCCGAGCGTTACGTCGTTCAGGGCGTGCACATGATCATCGAGGGCGATCACCAGCGTGCGTGGAAGGAAGGCGAAAAGCGCGAAAGCCGCCTCGTCTTCATCGGCCGTGACCTCGACCGCGAAAAGCTCGAACGTACGTTCAAGGCCTGCGAGGCGCAGCCGAACTGA
- a CDS encoding glycosyltransferase family 1 protein: MKTISINGRFLTQPLTGVQRFAREMTRALDHRIASGAVPHALKDVRWRLLAPGKAVDDLGLKAISVERFGSGPGHLWEQGALFWRSRRDTLIGFGGSGPVLHGDQVVVIHDVTLFRHPASFGRGYRIFHGTLGYLLARRAKIGTVSNFSRKELAEVFRVPSAGIDVIYNATDHFAGLQPDDGVIARLGLADTPFFLLVGTLKPNKNVEFAVRAFEALGAADHKLVVVGGTDPSVFRDIAPTSKGNLIFPGRLTDAEIAMLQRRAVAFVFPSLYEGFGIPPLEAMTQGCPVLAADIPPVREACGDAVRYFDPLKTETLVEAMRTISTDAPLRRELTQAGHDNAKRFSWDGSAVVLLNMLAAQRA; encoded by the coding sequence GTGAAGACGATTTCCATCAACGGCCGGTTCCTGACCCAGCCGCTTACCGGCGTGCAGCGCTTCGCCCGCGAGATGACCCGGGCGCTGGATCACCGCATCGCATCGGGTGCCGTGCCGCATGCGCTGAAGGACGTGCGCTGGCGGCTGCTTGCGCCGGGCAAGGCTGTCGACGATCTCGGCCTCAAGGCGATTTCGGTGGAGCGCTTCGGCTCCGGCCCAGGCCATCTCTGGGAGCAGGGGGCGCTCTTCTGGCGGTCGCGCCGCGACACGCTCATCGGCTTCGGCGGCAGCGGACCGGTGCTGCATGGCGACCAGGTGGTGGTGATCCACGACGTCACGCTCTTTCGCCATCCGGCCTCCTTTGGTCGAGGCTACCGAATATTCCATGGAACGCTCGGCTATCTTCTTGCGCGGAGGGCGAAGATCGGTACGGTCTCGAACTTCTCACGCAAGGAACTTGCCGAGGTCTTCCGCGTGCCTTCGGCCGGTATCGACGTGATCTACAATGCGACCGACCACTTCGCGGGCCTTCAGCCCGACGACGGCGTCATCGCGCGGCTCGGACTTGCCGACACGCCCTTCTTCCTCCTGGTCGGCACGCTGAAGCCAAACAAGAATGTCGAGTTTGCCGTGCGCGCTTTCGAGGCCTTGGGTGCCGCTGACCACAAGCTGGTCGTGGTGGGCGGCACGGATCCATCGGTGTTTCGCGATATCGCGCCGACGTCGAAGGGCAATCTGATCTTTCCGGGACGTCTGACCGACGCGGAGATCGCGATGCTGCAACGCCGCGCCGTCGCCTTCGTCTTCCCGAGCCTCTACGAAGGCTTCGGCATCCCGCCGCTCGAGGCGATGACACAAGGCTGCCCGGTGCTTGCTGCCGACATTCCACCGGTGCGCGAGGCCTGCGGCGATGCGGTGCGCTACTTCGATCCGTTGAAGACGGAAACGCTGGTCGAGGCCATGCGGACGATCTCCACCGACGCGCCTTTGCGCCGCGAGCTGACGCAGGCCGGCCACGACAATGCCAAGCGCTTTTCCTGGGATGGAAGTGCGGTGGTGCTGCTCAATATGCTGGCGGCACAGCGAGCCTAG
- a CDS encoding glycosyltransferase family 2 protein produces MNIVVGIATAGRREVLSETLLHLTRQARLPDAIFVCPSAADDIDEAFARTLPVPVTIVAGERGLTKQRNAILDRAGAADLFVFFDDDFLPRGDFLAEAQRLFEAAPDLVVATGLVLADGIHGPGISVEDGLEILRRDGATTAGHPPTPVYNAYGCNMVFRFSAIAADKTRFDERLPLYGWQEDVDFCRRLSKRGRIVKSDALRGVHLGNKRGRTSGLRFGYSQVANPLYLFRKGTVSLKWALRLMGGNIAANLAGSLKPQGLVDRRGRLKGNAIAFLDLLRGRMDPQRMLEL; encoded by the coding sequence ATGAACATCGTCGTCGGCATAGCGACCGCGGGCCGCCGCGAAGTCCTCTCCGAAACTCTGCTGCATCTGACGCGCCAGGCCCGTCTGCCCGACGCGATCTTCGTCTGCCCGAGTGCTGCGGATGATATCGACGAAGCCTTCGCCCGGACGTTGCCGGTTCCCGTCACCATCGTCGCGGGCGAGCGCGGGCTCACGAAACAGCGAAATGCCATTCTCGACCGCGCTGGAGCCGCGGATCTGTTCGTCTTCTTCGACGACGATTTCCTGCCGCGCGGCGATTTTCTTGCAGAGGCGCAGAGGCTTTTCGAGGCAGCACCCGATCTCGTCGTTGCTACCGGGCTCGTGCTCGCCGACGGCATTCATGGGCCGGGCATATCGGTCGAAGACGGCCTGGAAATCCTGCGACGTGATGGCGCAACGACCGCGGGCCACCCGCCGACCCCGGTTTACAACGCCTACGGCTGTAACATGGTCTTCCGATTTTCCGCCATCGCCGCCGACAAGACCCGCTTCGACGAGCGCCTGCCGCTCTATGGCTGGCAGGAGGATGTCGATTTCTGCCGCCGCCTTTCCAAGCGCGGGCGGATCGTGAAGTCTGACGCTTTGCGCGGCGTGCATCTTGGCAACAAGCGCGGCCGCACCTCCGGGCTTCGGTTCGGCTACTCGCAAGTTGCCAATCCGCTCTATCTCTTTCGCAAAGGCACCGTCAGCCTGAAATGGGCGCTGCGCCTGATGGGGGGCAACATAGCCGCCAATCTCGCCGGCAGCCTCAAGCCGCAAGGCCTCGTCGATCGGCGCGGCCGCCTCAAGGGCAACGCCATCGCCTTTCTCGATCTCCTGCGCGGGCGCATGGATCCGCAACGCATGCTGGAACTCTGA
- a CDS encoding creatininase family protein — protein MSMPQPRWQDNPADLPPDARRDWIAVLPLGAHEQHGPHLPFETDTLIAEGIVSRTIAALPADLPVTFLPAEPVGYSIEHMDVAGSRTLDYAEAVERWLGIAAGLHQQGIRKFVMLNAHGGNSPLMTIIATEARVRFNMLAVATSWTRFGQPDGWISPADKALDIHGGDIETSVMLALHPDRVDVAKADRFSSRQEQFAERFKHLRAYGPHAFGWRMRDLNAIGVAGNAAAATAARGEILIAHAVRGFIELLEDVRDFDPNDLA, from the coding sequence ATGTCGATGCCCCAGCCGCGATGGCAGGACAATCCGGCCGACCTTCCACCAGACGCCCGCCGCGACTGGATCGCCGTGCTGCCGCTCGGCGCGCATGAGCAGCACGGACCGCACCTGCCCTTCGAAACCGACACGCTGATTGCCGAGGGGATCGTCTCCCGCACGATCGCCGCCCTTCCCGCCGATCTGCCCGTCACCTTTCTGCCGGCCGAGCCGGTCGGCTACTCGATCGAACACATGGATGTCGCCGGCAGCCGCACGCTTGATTACGCAGAGGCGGTCGAGCGCTGGCTCGGCATCGCCGCCGGACTTCACCAGCAGGGCATCCGCAAGTTCGTGATGCTGAACGCCCATGGCGGCAACTCGCCCCTGATGACCATCATCGCCACCGAAGCGCGGGTGCGGTTCAACATGCTGGCGGTCGCGACGAGCTGGACCCGTTTCGGCCAGCCGGACGGCTGGATTTCGCCGGCGGACAAGGCACTCGACATCCACGGCGGCGACATCGAAACCTCGGTCATGCTGGCGCTCCATCCCGACAGGGTCGACGTGGCCAAGGCCGACCGCTTTTCCTCCCGCCAGGAACAGTTTGCGGAGCGCTTCAAGCATCTGCGCGCCTATGGGCCCCACGCCTTCGGCTGGAGGATGCGCGACCTTAACGCCATAGGCGTCGCCGGCAACGCCGCTGCGGCAACGGCAGCACGCGGCGAAATCCTGATCGCCCATGCTGTCCGAGGCTTCATCGAACTTCTCGAAGACGTCAGGGATTTCGATCCGAACGATCTGGCCTGA
- a CDS encoding MarR family winged helix-turn-helix transcriptional regulator yields MGKKNKAEKKGKNGKKKDELLIEPHDLAAVLVQAARSMRTVLSRNLLESGLYAGQDGVMLALAETDGLTAGGLAVKLGVKAPTMTRTIGRMEAQGFLERRPDDDDARLTKVYLTEPGRNRLQTIAEAGQHSEKLATRGLTDKQVRTLMKLLRAVDSNLQAARAAD; encoded by the coding sequence ATGGGCAAGAAGAACAAGGCCGAAAAGAAGGGCAAGAACGGCAAGAAGAAGGACGAGCTCCTGATCGAGCCTCACGATCTTGCCGCCGTCCTTGTCCAGGCTGCGCGGTCCATGCGCACCGTGCTCTCCCGCAATCTGCTCGAAAGCGGCCTCTATGCCGGACAGGATGGCGTCATGCTGGCGCTGGCCGAGACCGATGGCCTGACGGCCGGCGGGCTTGCGGTCAAGCTCGGCGTCAAGGCGCCGACCATGACCCGCACGATCGGCCGCATGGAAGCGCAGGGCTTTCTCGAGCGGCGGCCGGACGACGATGATGCCCGGCTCACGAAGGTCTATCTCACCGAACCCGGCCGCAACCGGCTTCAGACAATCGCCGAGGCCGGTCAGCATTCTGAAAAGCTCGCGACCCGTGGTCTGACCGACAAGCAGGTTCGCACGCTGATGAAGCTACTGCGCGCCGTCGACAGCAATCTACAGGCTGCGCGCGCGGCCGATTGA